In Dehalococcoidia bacterium, a single window of DNA contains:
- a CDS encoding electron transfer flavoprotein subunit beta/FixA family protein: MHIIVCVKQVPDPEAPFANFKIDSATNKVIPPQGVSPVINGFDEQAVEAALRIKDSQAGVKITVISVGNDLVMDVIKKPLSMGADELVLVQDPAIENGDSHTTGAVLAAAIKKVGAFDLVLCGRQASDWDQGQVPLVLAELLSIPVVTIAKKVEMAGAAVKVERVVVDGFETVQAPLPALVTISNELGEARYPTLRGIMAAGRKKPTVWSAKDLGLESGQVSQNANRGRMLKVFVPEKRSKCEVISADSPAEAGVKLAARLREDKVI; this comes from the coding sequence ATGCACATCATTGTCTGCGTCAAGCAAGTCCCCGACCCGGAAGCCCCCTTCGCGAACTTCAAGATTGACTCCGCGACCAACAAGGTCATTCCGCCCCAGGGCGTCTCGCCCGTCATTAATGGGTTTGACGAGCAGGCTGTGGAGGCGGCGCTTCGCATCAAGGACAGCCAGGCAGGTGTCAAAATCACCGTTATCAGCGTGGGCAACGATCTGGTCATGGACGTCATCAAGAAGCCCCTGTCTATGGGCGCCGACGAGCTTGTCCTGGTCCAGGACCCCGCCATTGAGAACGGTGACAGCCATACGACAGGCGCGGTCCTGGCGGCGGCCATCAAGAAGGTGGGCGCGTTCGACCTGGTGCTCTGTGGCCGGCAGGCCTCCGACTGGGACCAGGGGCAGGTCCCACTTGTGCTGGCGGAGCTTCTGTCCATCCCTGTGGTCACCATTGCGAAGAAGGTGGAGATGGCCGGAGCCGCGGTGAAGGTGGAGCGCGTCGTGGTGGACGGCTTTGAGACGGTGCAGGCGCCGCTCCCGGCGTTGGTCACAATCAGCAACGAGCTCGGCGAGGCGCGCTATCCCACGCTGAGGGGCATCATGGCCGCGGGGCGCAAAAAGCCCACGGTCTGGTCCGCCAAGGACCTGGGGCTTGAGTCCGGCCAGGTCAGCCAGAACGCCAACCGGGGTAGGATGCTCAAGGTGTTTGTCCCGGAGAAGCGCAGCAAGTGCGAGGTCATCTCCGCGGACAGTCCCGCCGAGGCCGGCGTC